gttaagtattttacctggtgtgctaacgatttggcCATCTTGTCACCttacaccagcttaataacaatgacggttattttctaaattcttcattttcttttaaattaattaaatcaaagtCGGTGTATTTTGAtacaaatatggtaacaaaaaggttaactcTATCTTATTTGGTTTTGCACTTTAATCTTTACACTCTGCTTAGGTTGACTTAGCCATTAATCCATTCAAGATCAATATGATACTTGACTTTTTATAATTGATTCCAGTTTCCAACAGTTGTAAGACAAAATATTTGAGTGGTTCAGGAGTTCAATTCTTGTCACATTACATTCTTAACGAAAATTTAAATGGATTCTCTGTTGGTTTAATGttgtttcttccagttttttCCATTAAGTGACAATGAACAATAATGTATATTACAAACATGGATGTCTTTAACATATCTCTCAGGCTGTGTCAGCATCGCACAATGAGTGACTAGGACAGTCCTTTGTACTCCTAGTAGAGACTATCCGATGGGGTTCAGTACGATTTCTGTCTTCCAAAATCTTGAAGTCAAAGTGAGGTTGAGAaaagagacaggatggtcattgttggaatgccttttatcatggcatatatatatgtaattagagAGTACATGGCCTTGGTGCTAGGAGACTGCATGGTTGATAAATGTGTGATAGATGAGTGAGTTAACAGTGCATGATAGGAAATGTCATGAGACTAGCAATTGGTAAAGTGAAACCAATGTCCTGACCAGCCAGGTGNNNNNNNNNNNNNNNNNNNNNNNNNNNNNNNNNNNNNNNNNNNNNNNNNNNNNNNNNNNNNNNNNNNNNNNNNNNNNNNNNNNNNNNNNNNNNNNNNNNNNNNNNNNNNNNNNNNNNNNNNNNNNNNNNNNNNNNNNNNNNNNNNNNNNNNNNNNNNNNNNNNNNNNNNNNNNNNNNNNNNNNNNNNNNNNNNNNNNNNNNNNNNNNNNNNNNNNNNNNNNNNNNNNNNNNNNNNNNNNNNNNNNNNNNNNNNNNNNNNNNNNNNNNNNNNNNNNNNNNNNNNNNNNNNNNNNNNNNNNNNNNNNNNNNNNNNNNNNNNNNNNNNNNNNNNNNNNNNNNNNNNNNNNNNNNNNNNNNNNNNNNNNNNNNNNNNNNNNNNNNNNNNNNNNNNNNNNNNNNNNNNNNNNNNNNNNNNNNNNNNNNNNNNNNNNNNNNNNNNNNNNNNNNNNNNNNNNNNNNNNNNNNNNNNNNNNNNNNNNNNNNNNNNNNNNNNNNNNNNNNNNNNNNNNNNNNNNNNNNNNNNNNNNNNNNNNNNNNNNNNNNNNNNNNNNNNNNNNNNNNNNNNNNNNNNNNNNNNNNNNNNNNNNNNNNNNNNNNNNNNNNNNNNNNNNNNNNNNNNNNNNNNCTACAGGTTGAGGAACCCGCTGAAGAGGAATGCATTCTTGAAGACGAAATGCAGCGTAAGCCATACTTTTACATTGTGTTACATTAGTATACTGTCTACATTTTCTTTAATAACCACTTATGTATTTTAACTGATTCAGTACTAAGGATGGGACAAACCCATTGTTGTTTTAACTTAGTAACAATAAAACCAAAAGAGAAAGTTAATTTGGTTGAAAGATGTTTTAATGTAATCTTTGCTATATTTCATACTAAAATACCAATATTTcacttaaattctaaaataatcatgaatttactCTGACTTTATAAAACAATTCTAGTGGTTTTATTTAATGGTATATCAAAAGGATGTTTGTAACTTATTGTAGTGGGAAGATAGCTCGGGGCTAAGTCTTATATGGATTtcaaaattgatgccaacatcatttgaataatattgatggaatattttccacataacacAAATGATGCAGCACTCCTGGTGGCATTGGAAAGAAtagagattgagtttttttagTCGACTCCAATAGTCAATGCCTCTCATGCCGTCTGTCTTTCTTGTTATGGACCGCTGGAGTGCTTCTATTTTCACAATGAGTTGCTTTGTATGGGAGGACCAGAAtgggcaacagtattcaaggtggggtcgggcaaagctagagtagagaaggatgatggtgtagACATCTCTAAACTggaaagttctaagaatccaggagcacatcttgtgggccaagtcaaccttgctgtttaGGTGGGAAttccagcttagattgttatcaacaattactccaaggtccctggtgttgttggatgacaCTGGGGAGCCACCCGAGGGAAAAGCATACGATAATTTCAAAGTTTCCTCTTTGGAAAGtggatcaaatcaaacttatTTTCATTGAGAACCATATtgtttttccacacacacacacacacatatatattagtgtttctttttgtgttcagttataaaaaaaatagttttactttaatctgatgggttactctatgcTTCTgttgagtacaaatttattattcttaaacaagaagattactgacagtgacttcaaagttttggccagctgagCCATTGTTGGATTGCCAAATGGTGGATTAACTTGATGAAATTTTGAAGTCatgataatattcttgtttaacctATTTATGTCGATCATCCGTTTAAACTGACCCTTAATTTATAagggtataaaacaaatacttgatacaaattgtgatttgtgtatgatctgtatcaaagaatgaaacatgttcttAACACGTATGTAGTCTGTATCAACCGgatttcaataacattttttcaGCTGTTACTTTGGTCAGAATAATAGTATCTGtgaattttcaggcaatttcattCACTAGAAACAATTCGGCATAAATGggttaagaataataaatatataaacatctctccatccatccatctatccattcatccatccacctTATGTCTATTGTTGTCGAAatagtatatgtgtaaatgtctaATGATGTTTCTTTTAATCATTATAATTAGCTtcaaatgttttttgtttatgtCTATCCAGGATTTGAAAATCTTCTCAAAAACTTTGTCAAAGATATAAACTATGCTAAATTCGAACATGGGCGTATCATGATTGATAATGAAGAACTAGACGCTTTCAAAGAACCTCTATGAAAGAACGCAAAGAAGAAGAGAATAGCTGAAAGACTGGTGCTTCTGGAAAGTAATGTCAGCTATTAATAAATGCgtatttttacttttgatttgtaaattatttataacatGAAAAAGAAATCTCAAACGCCTTCATGTATGCTGTAAAAAAGAAGGTGGGCAACAATGGTTGCTCACCAAAAGACACACAGGTTGCGGGAGAGGAGGAGGACCCCTCAGGTGTGCCAATGGAGGCCCCGACTCCCGCAACCAGAAGAAGAGGAGAAACGGGAGATGGTTGGCGGACGTCACTGAGCCGCCGACTGAACCCAAGGCCCCTCCGGTGGGAAGTGTGCCACCGGAGCGGGAGTCTCTGTcagtgggaattgtgccactgaCAGAGCAGGCTGAGGCCCCTCCCTGTGAGGAAGAGGTAGATCTTATCCTTTTTTATCTCAGGGGAGGGCCTGTTGAGATGTGCTTGGACAGTCTTTTAGACCGAGAGCGATATGACTTGGTCTGTATAGACTGTCCAACTTGGCCTCTGCAGGTGGCTGCGGAGGTCGTAAATCAGAAAGAAATAACTGAGGTCAGGAAGACCTGTAAAGGAAAAGATTTTGTTTCCCTTGTTCCGGGCCTGCCGATGCAGGTTTTCCTGTAGGCAGCAGGGAACTTGCTTGGGGACACGGATGAGGAAGATGAAGAATGACGAAAGATGTATTTTGTGATTTTTGCAGTTATAActgatttgtaataataatatttgttcagCTAAAGCCTTTTAAGgtactgctccagcatgaccacagtcacattaatgaaacaaataaaagaataaaagatgtatatatatatatttctatagatgGATGGCTATGTAAATagaaaggtagaaagatagatagatagaaagatagatacataaatagactgATAGAGAATATGATGACatcggtggtgccccagcatggccatgacCTTTGCACTGGAGgacactacaatatatatattcttttacttgtttccgtcatttgccggtggccatgctggagcagcaccttcaAACACATCAACTCCAGAACCTATTCATTGTAAGCATTGTACTTATTCTGCCGGTGACAGTTggcgaaccgcaaagttacagggatgtaaacacaccaacatcggttgttaagcaatggtgagtggacaaccacagacacctgaatgcatacatatatagaagcttctttcagtttctgtctaccatatcctcTCACAGGGATCTAGTTgttctgaggctatagtataagacacttgctgaaAGTGCCACTCAGTGATACTGAACCCgggaccgtgtggttgggaagcaagcttcttaccacacagccatgattgcacctatatgtatatataaacaaacatcagtctatttagatatatatacatatatctatctaactgtatatatatatatatatatatatatatatatatatatatataNNNNNNNNNNNNNNNNNNNNNNNNNNNNNNNNNNNNNNNNNNNNNNNNNNNNNNNNNNNNNNNNNNNNNNNNNNNNNNNNNNNNNNNNNNNNNNNNNNNNNNNNNNNNNNNNNNNNNNNNNNNNNNNNNNNNNNNNNNNNNNNNNNNNNNNNNNNNNNNNNNNNNNNNNNNNNNNNNNNNNNNNNNNNNNNNNNNNNNNNNNNNNNNNNNNNNNNNNNNNNNNNNNNNNNNNNNNNNNNNNNNNNNNNNNNNNNNNNNNNNNNNNNNNNNNNNNNNNNNNNNNNNNNNNNNNNNNNNNNNNNNNNNNNNNNNNNNNNNNNNNNNNNNNNNNNNNNNNNNNNNNNNNNNNNNNNNNNNNNNNNNNNNNNNNNNNNNNNNNNNNNNNNNNNNNNNNNNNNNNNNNNNNNNNNNNNNNNNNNNNNNNNNNNNNNNNNNNNNNNNNNNN
The genomic region above belongs to Octopus bimaculoides isolate UCB-OBI-ISO-001 chromosome 2, ASM119413v2, whole genome shotgun sequence and contains:
- the LOC106874818 gene encoding uncharacterized protein LOC106874818; the encoded protein is MGGAAHAQQPNVDNKWMDMIPMVEEPAEEESIPEEKTQQSGVKGLYSIAEEVEEPAEEECILEDEMQRFENLLKNFVKDINYAKFEHGRIMIDNEELDAFKEPL